Proteins from one Prevotella sp. E2-28 genomic window:
- a CDS encoding glycosyl hydrolase 53 family protein, producing MNPFRIIIAFVITFCSPYTNAQKYVGGDLSLLTKYENQGAKYKDKNGTAISDLLVYVKQQGWNTIRVRLFVDPVKGQTITDAGNKKEVVQDLAYVKELGKRIKDNGLYFLLDFQYSDTYADPSKQWTPEDWQSFNDAQLQQEIYDYTLNCLQELNGAGATPDLIQTGNEISYGMLWGAKGTNANRCYTNSSTTNWTRFINLLKQAGKACREACPSAKIIIHSERAAKPDVLTDFFDRMKNAELDYDIIGLSYYPYFHGKLSVLANALNTLENKNYGKQIQIVETGYPSQWAVPGTTEAVDYDYSVDGQKQFITDLIEMLAEHPLVNGLSWWWAEANANGCTGDLKNGWYNAGLFDNSNGKALDALYEMKRFHGDETSINSITKNHNEDIWHKISGSRLHYEPTSTKGIFINKGRKLIVK from the coding sequence CTATACCAATGCCCAGAAATACGTGGGTGGTGATCTTTCACTGCTCACAAAATATGAGAATCAGGGAGCAAAATATAAAGACAAAAACGGAACTGCCATCAGTGACCTACTGGTTTATGTCAAGCAACAAGGATGGAACACGATCCGTGTGCGACTGTTTGTTGACCCAGTTAAGGGGCAGACCATCACTGATGCCGGCAACAAGAAAGAAGTGGTGCAGGATCTTGCTTACGTAAAGGAGCTGGGGAAGCGCATCAAAGATAATGGACTATACTTCTTGTTGGACTTTCAGTACAGTGACACATATGCAGATCCTAGCAAGCAATGGACTCCTGAAGATTGGCAGTCGTTTAATGATGCACAGTTACAGCAGGAAATCTACGACTATACACTTAATTGCCTGCAAGAACTGAACGGTGCAGGAGCAACTCCAGATCTTATCCAAACAGGTAACGAGATTAGCTACGGAATGCTTTGGGGGGCAAAAGGCACTAATGCAAACCGTTGTTATACAAATAGCAGTACAACCAACTGGACACGTTTCATTAACCTACTGAAGCAGGCTGGTAAAGCTTGTCGTGAGGCATGTCCTTCAGCAAAGATTATTATTCATAGTGAGCGTGCAGCCAAGCCCGATGTTCTCACGGACTTCTTCGACCGAATGAAAAACGCAGAGCTTGACTACGACATCATTGGTTTGAGCTACTATCCCTATTTCCACGGCAAGTTATCAGTACTTGCGAATGCCCTGAATACTTTGGAAAACAAGAATTACGGCAAACAAATACAAATTGTAGAAACAGGCTACCCTTCCCAATGGGCTGTACCCGGCACAACGGAAGCCGTAGATTACGACTATTCTGTAGATGGTCAAAAACAGTTTATTACAGACCTGATTGAAATGTTAGCTGAACATCCACTTGTCAATGGCCTATCGTGGTGGTGGGCCGAAGCCAATGCCAATGGCTGCACTGGCGATCTAAAAAACGGATGGTACAACGCAGGACTCTTCGACAACAGTAATGGAAAAGCCTTAGATGCCCTCTACGAGATGAAGCGATTTCATGGAGATGAAACAAGCATTAACAGCATCACCAAGAATCACAACGAGGATATCTGGCATAAAATAAGTGGAAGCAGACTTCACTATGAGCCTACTTCCACTAAAGGTATCTTTATAAATAAAGGCCGTAAGTTGATTGTTAAATAA